In Dromiciops gliroides isolate mDroGli1 chromosome 5, mDroGli1.pri, whole genome shotgun sequence, the following are encoded in one genomic region:
- the GNS gene encoding LOW QUALITY PROTEIN: N-acetylglucosamine-6-sulfatase (The sequence of the model RefSeq protein was modified relative to this genomic sequence to represent the inferred CDS: deleted 1 base in 1 codon), with amino-acid sequence MPLWAAPASGRPRRGCVLRSPAPLGLGLRLLLLLGSCLCWLRGSEAAGSRRPNVVLILTDDQDDLLGGMTPLKKTKALIADMGMSFSSAYVPSPLCCPSRASILTGKYPHNHHVVNNTLEGNCSSTLWQKIQEPYTFPAILRSMCGYQTFFAGKYLNEYGSQDAGGVEHVPPGWSYWYALEKNSKYYNYTLSVNGKARRHGENYSLDYLTDVLANVSLDFLDYKSNSEPFFMMISTPAPHSPWVAAPQYQKSFQNVSAPRNSNFNIHGKNKHWLIRQAKTPMTNSSIQFLDEAFRKRWQTLLSVDDLVEKLVRRLDFLGELNDTFMFYTSDNGYHTGQFSLPIDKRQLYEFDIKVPLLVRGPGIKANQTNQMLISNIDLGPTILDIAGYDLNKTQMDGRSLLPILRGNNNLTWRSDVLVEYQGEGYNGTDPTCPAMGPGVSQCFPDCVCEDAYNNTYACVRTMSKSWNLQYCEFDDQEVFVEVYNLTADPHQIDNIAKTIDPELLGKMNYRLMMLQSCSGPTCRTPGVFDPEYSLDPRLMFNNYGGSIRTRRFLKIISGVTFPSLHSWIPLCISLLEWTIVDLSPNRRDMPGRASGLASHFKSFLGERNSIS; translated from the exons ATGCCGCTCTGGGCTGCCCCCGCCTCAGGGCGCCCCCGGCGGGGATGCGTCCTCCGGAGCCCGGCCCCTCTGGGACTGGggctgcggctgctgctgctgctcggTTCGTGCCTGTGCTGGCTGCGGGGCTCGGAGGCGGCAGGCTCCCGGAGGCCCAACGTGGTCCTGATTCTCACAGACGACCAGGATGACCTGCTCGGCGGCATG ACTCCACTCAAGAAAACCAAGGCCCTTATTGCAGACATGGGGATGAGTTTCTCTAGCGCT TATGTTCCAAGTCCCCTTTGCTGCCCCAGCAGAGCCAGCATTCTGACAGGGAAGTACCCACACAATCATCATGTTGTTAACAACACTCTGGAAGGAAACTGTAGCAGCACATTATGGCAGAAAATTCAAGAACCATATACCTTCCCAGCAATCCTCAGGTCCATGTGTGGTTATCAGACGTTTTTTGCTGGGAAGTACTTAAATGAG tatgGATCTCAGGATGCTGGAGGAGTGGAGCATGTACCTCCTGGGTGGAGTTATTGGTATGCATTG GAAAAGAATTCTAAGTACTACAATTATACTCTTTCAGTCAATGGGAAGGCAAGGAGGCATGGTGAAAACTACAGTTTGGACTACCTGACAGATGTGCTG GCTAATGTCTCTCTGGATTTCTTGGACTACAAGTCAAACTCTGAACCCTTCTTCATGATGATTTCTACTCCAGCACCTCATTCCCCTTGGGTAGCTGCTCCTCAATATCAAAAGAGCTTCCAAAATGTCAGTGCACCAAGAAACAGTAACTTTAACATCCACGGGAAG aACAAGCATTGGCTAATTAGGCAAGCCAAGACCCCAATGACTAATTCTTCAatacagtttttagatgaagcaTTTAGGAAAAG GTGGCAAACTCTGCTCTCAGTTGATGACCTAGTAGAGAAATTGGTAAGGAGGCTGGATTTCCTTGGGGAGCTAAATGACACCTTCATGTTTTATACATCAGACAATGGCTATCATACAG ggcagttctccttgccTATCGACAAGCGACAGCTGTATGAGTTTGATATTAAAGTTCCATTACTGGTTCGAGGTCCTGGGATCAAAGCAAATCAGACAAATCAG ATGCTCATCTCCAACATTGACTTGGGTCCCACTATTTTGGACATTGCAGGCTATGACTTGAACAAGACTCAAATGGATGGAAGGTCCCTGTTACCCATCTTG AGAGGGAACAATAATTTGACTTGGAGATCAGATGTCCTGGtggaatatcaaggagaaggatATAATGGCACCGACCCAACTTGTCCTGctatgggccctggagtcagt CAATGTTTTCCAGACTGCGTGTGTGAAGATGCTTACAACAACACATATGCCTGTGTGAGGACAATGTCCAAGTCATGGAATTTGCAGTATTGTGAATTTGATGATCAAGAG GTGTTTGTGGAAGTCTATAATCTGACTGCTGACCCACATCAAATTGACAATATTGCGAAAACTATAGATCCGGAGCTCTTAGGGAAAATGAATTACCGGCTAATGATGTTACAGTCTTGTTCTGGACCAACATGCCGTACACCAGGGGTTTTTGATCCAGA GTATAGTTTGGACCCACGTCTCATGTTCAACAATTACGGT GGCAGTATCAGGACTcgaaggtttttaaaaatcatctctgGAGTAACCTTTCCTAGCCTACACAGTTGGATTCCTCTCTGCATTTCTCTCCTGGAGTGGACTATAGTGGATCTCTCTCCAAATCGTCGAGACATGCCTGGAAGAGCTTCTGGACTGGCTTCtcattttaaatcctttttgggGGAAAGAAACTCAATCAGCTGA